The Flammeovirga pectinis genomic interval CTTGTGCCTGAAAGGAATAATTCATGTATTGTCATAGAATGATTTAACGCTGTTAAATCATTTACTCTAGAATACGCTAAATTTAACCTTTTAAGATTTTGCATGTTTTTTAGAGGTGACAAATCTTTCACTCTAGTGTAAGAAATATCAATATCTTCTAAGTTTGTTAATGCAGCAATAGGTTCTAAAGTAGTGATAATTCTTTCATCACCATAATCATCATAAGCGGAGGCATTGATAGAAGTAAGTGCTTTAATTTTCTGCAAGCCTTCTTCTGTCATAGTATCTTCCTGCCACATTAATTGAGATGTAAATATGCCTTTCCAGTATTTGTCAAGACCATTCCACCATTCCATTGATAAATTATCTTGTGCAAAAGAAGGTGAAGCAAATAAGCAGATCATAAAGACTAAAAAGCCTTTTTTAATGTTTTTAGTAATCATTACTATATTATATAGAGTTCTGAATTTTCGTTCCTGTGTATTTTTAATACGAACAAAACGAGATCATATTGTATAAACTACTTATTGGAGGCGGTATATTTTTTATTTTGATGAATCAATTCGCATGTATCCGTTTTTTTGCCAAATAGTTTATATCTATACTTTGCAATAAGATCGTACCAAAAATTATTGAACTTTTCAGGTAAGAATTTACCTAAAGCGATAATTGATAGAGGAAATTTTAGATGTTTAGCAATTTTTAATGCAGCATTTGATTTAGTAAATGCCTTATTTTCAGAAATTAAGACAATACTGTCAGTATAATCAAGTGGAAGATTATAGTGTTTTAAAAGATGCATACCTTCTTCAGATTGCAAAGAACAAAATTGAAAAATATCACTTTTTTCATTTCTTATAATAAACTGCACGCTATGATCGCATAGATTACATATTCCATCAAAAAGAATAATTTTTTTTTCTTCAATCATACTTATCCTGTAATTACCTCACAATTGGGGTGTCTTAATAGAACAGTATCAATCTGATTTTGTTCGATAGATAACCCTGTTATGTTCAATACTTTTAAGGGCGCTTCAAAAATTGGCGTTAAGTCATCTATTTCAGATCCGTTAAGAAAAACTTTTTCTAGACTAGCGGTTAACATTAATGCATCTAGTTCTGCAACTGGTGTGTTTTCTAAATGTATTTCTTTAATTAAGGGGAAATACATAATAGGATCAATTTCTTCTAAAGGAAGATTTGCAGCATAGATTTTCTGTAAAACGATAAGTCTATTGAAAAATGTAAAATCAGGCCAATCGTTTAACGTTAGGTCTTCGTTAAAAAGGTGTTTATAAACTACCTTAGCATCTTTTTCTTTTGCTAATAATGATAAAATTTCATTAGTATCTGTTTCAGTTTCTTGAGCCTTAATACTTAAAATGATGATTTCTTTCCATAGATTGGAAAATTTTCTCCAGCTAGTAACTTTCATGATCGTATTTTTAGGTGATTAGTATTAATTTGACTGCAATTTACAAGATCAAAATTGAAATATGATACCAAAAATAGTTTTTTTAGATACAAATACATTAGGAAATGATGTAGTTGATCAACTCGAAGAATTTAAAAAATTAGGAGATGTTACTTTCTACGATTCTACGTCTCCCGAAGAAATTTTAACTCGAGTTAAAGATGTAAGTGTTATTGTTACAAATAAAGTTGTAATCACAAAAGAAATAATGCTTAAGTGTAAGCATTTGCAGTTGGTGGCCATTACAGCAACAGGTACAAATAATGTAGATTTATTGGCAGCAAAAGCATTAAATATTAATGTGAAAAATGCTGTTAATTATTCTTCAGAAAGTGTAGCACAACAAACGTTTGCTATGTTACTTTCTTTAGTAAATGGAATTTATAGTTACGATCAACGTGTAAAATCTGGTCAATATTCAGAAGAGTCTTCATTCACTTGGATTGGAAATAGCTTTTCAGAAATTGCAGGAAAACGTTTTGGAATAATAGGTTTAGGTAATATCGGAACTAGAGTAGCCGAAATTGCCACCGCTTTTGGAGCAGAGGTTGTGTATTATTCTACCTCTGGTATTGCAAGAAATGAAAGATATAAATTGGTTGATAAAAAAGAACTTTTCTCTACCTCGGATATTATCTCAATTCACTCTCCATTGAATGTTAAAACAGCTGACTTTGTAGGAGAAAATGAATTTAATTTAATGCGTAAATCAAGTATTTTGATTAATACAGGGAGAGGTGGCATAGTAAATGAGCCTGCATTGGCTAATGCTCTAAATAAAGGAGAAATTAAAGGAGCTGCAATAGATGTATTTGCAATAGAACCAACACCTCTTGACAACCCATTATTGAAAATCAACTCACCAGAAAAGTTATTATTATCTCCTCATGTTGCATGGGCAAGCAAAGAAGCGAGAAAGAAATTATTGGAGATTACTTATGCTAATATTAAAGAGATGAAATTGAATTAATTTTAGCAGTATTATAGTGAAGATGTAACTTGTTTTGTTATTGAATCAGGTGATTTTATTTTTTTTGAAAACCATAATGTAATTTACAATAGAAGTCATGCAGCTCAATTTTTATGGGGAAGAGCAATGAGAAAATCAGGCGTTGATTTTTATGATACAATACGTGGAGCTCATGGACATAATCTTATCTCTTTTTTCTTTGGAACAGGAGGAGATTATTTTGATTCACCTGCTGATCAAAGAGCTATATTTAGAGGTTACCATTATAATAAGTACATTCCTTCACCTCCAACTAAATTTGCCAATTCTATAATACTACCTACATACAATCTAAACAATCCAATGAATTAAAATGAGAATATATTATTTATTATTATTTGTTATTATGTTATTTTCATGTGATAATGAAATACACTCTGATGGATATTATAAAATCTTTATAGAAGAAGAACTGAATGATAAAAAGGTTAGAAGTTATGTAATTTATGTTGATTCTGTAGGTCGTACAATAAAAGATGTTAACGATGTTTTCTATGAGTATGAAAATAGTACTTTAAAAATTAAAGAAGGCTATACTTTTTATATTGATTGGCTTAGTATCGAAGGTAAAAGTAAATACCTTACATACCATTATTATTACAGTAATTCTTTGTTAGATAGTATTAAAACCTCTAGAAGAAAGAGTATTCTATTCTATTCAAATTACCCAAAAAGTGAATTAATTGTAACTAATAGTTATGATGAAAAAGGTCGAAGAATTAATGAAATATACTCAAATGGAATTACAATGAATTATCTATATAAAGATCAGATTATGAAACCATATTTAGGTGAAATAATTAATGATTTTGACACAACAATAGTAGAATTTAATTATAACAGAAACTATAATAAAAGATTTTATTATGACAATAAAATTAACTATTCGGCACATAAGCCAACCAAAATAATTATTGATTCAGTTAATAATGAGTTTGGTATTTATAAAGTAGTAATTCAAAAATATATTATTGAACAAAATTTCAGTAAGTTAAATTATGTTCAAACCTTTAAGCTTGATATAAACTATTTAATGAAGAATAATATTGAGTTAAGTAATCCTTTTATTGGATTTAATGCAAGGTATTAAAATATATATTCCCCTGTGTTCTTTTATTCTAAATCCCTGTGTACCATTTGATTAAAACAACGCCGTTAAGTTCATACTACCAATATGTATGATATCTGTATCTTCAGATTTTCTGCCGTCGTACTGCATTCTGAGTTGTAGACCAGAAAAAAGGCTTTGTGTCCAGGATACGTTCCATTTAAAGTTGGTGCCGACGGATAATGCATCGAGCATTTCGTAGGCGATGGCTGTGTTTTCTTCACCGGTGTAGGATTGGAAAATGGCACTGGCTTTTGTACTGATAGTGAAGGCGGATGCTTTACTCCATTTGGCTTCTAGTGATGTTTCTTGAGTGTCAGTATATTGAGAGAGGTTGTTTTCACTTGTGATACCTTCTTTTCTTTTGAGTTTATAGCCAAGTGTGAAACGCATGTATATTGAGGGTTGAAGTGCTATGGAGGGTTGGAGACTGTATTCGTCAATTGTATAATTTCTATCAGAAAGGTAATCTGATGCACTATTAATATCACGTTGGGTTCCTTCTAGTTTACAAGTAATTTTTCTGCCTAAATTTATTCTTCCTCCTAATGTATATTGATGGTCTTGCCTATTTTCTCTGCCTTGAGTTAATAGTTGTTGGTTTTCTAGTATTACCACTCTAAAATCAGCACCATAAATGGGGTTGCTTCTGTTAAAGAATAAGGTGTTTCTTAGTGAATATTTGTAGGCCAACATATCATTAGCAGCTGTGCTGTTAGGGAAAGGTGAGTAGCGCCCAAGGATATCTTCTGCTAATGATTTTTTGTCGACTAGGAGTGCAGAGGTATTTGAAAATCGTGAGACTAACTTTTTAATGCCAATTTCTTTTTTCCAGTTTCTTGGTGTGGTTAATGTTAACCGTAAATTTAAGGTAGCCCGGTAGGCAGGGAGGTATTCATCTGTTGGCGTGTAAAAACGTGCATATTGTCGTTCGTCTGGGTTTTGAGCCAAGAAAAATTCATTCTGATCTTTGATGCCATCGTTATTAAGGTCTCGCCATGTATGCGTACCTCTACCGTCTTCTACACGTACATATACAAATTCTCTTGCGAGTTCTCTACTAGAAGAAACCGTGTAAGTACCGTTCAGGCGACCAATTCCTTGACCAAAATTAAGGCCTCCAACTATACGTCCTTGAATACTTTCTTCATTTAAAGGCGTTGAAGAGAAATAATCCGTCCACTTTCTATAGGTTAAGCCAACGGATAATTTTCCATTTCTACCTGTTTTACCCACATCTATTTTATAGGTATCTGCTACTGTTTGTTTTTGTAATGCACCTTCTTTTGGGGCATTGTCTTCACGGTGGGCAAAACTCAATTGATAATTCCATTTTAAGCTGTCCCCTTGTTTTATGTAGGCAAAATGTTCTTCGTAATTCATCCAGGAAGAAGCAATAGAATCTGTCTGGGTATACTTAGTCTGTTGTTTATCTGTGGTATACCTGTAACCTGGCTGAATAAAATCACCTTTCCAAAAAGTATGAGCAATCAGTCGTTGCCATTGAGAATGCTGTTGTTCTTGCAATAAGTTTGCAGACATCTCAAAACCTTTGATATCCCAATTTAGACGACCAAGAGAGTAGTTGAGCTGTGCATTTTGTTGTCTACCAAAAATTACATCTTCATGGTCACGGTGAGCATAAGAATAAGAAAAAGACCTTTTACGCTCATCAGTAAGTGTGACTCCTCCTTTTACATAGACTTCATTTTTATAAGGAATGCTATCGTAGTTTAACGACCAGTTTCTATCAAATTCTATGGAACGAAAACGATCAATTTGACGGAAATTCTCATCAATATACATCATATTGGCAAAAGTAGAAATATTGATTTTATCCGTAAGTACCCTTTCTTTAGAGGTGAAATTTACTGCAATTGCTTTTCCTTGATCATCACCATCATCTTTATCAGAAAATAAATTTTGATCTTGATTAGAAAATGCTCCTTCAATACCAATACTTTCATGCTTTGTAAGATGGATATTTCCACCTAAAGAGATCATTTGTTTTTTGTTAGGTGCTACCAAACGCCTTACTGGTAAATACCGTCCTTGTCGAATTCCTTGTTCTGGAGAAACCCATTTATATACTCGCCCAAAAGGAGTGATTTCCTGTAGAATATAATCTCCTCTATTATTCCCTATATCAGAAAACCCTGCACTATACAATGGTGTGTCATTTTCGTTCGCTCTTCGAAGACAAAGAACAGGAGTACCATCACTTTGTAAAGTATCTACAGCCGTATATAAAATTCTATTGGGATCATATACTTTTACAGAATCAATTGCTGGAGCGATAGCATTTTGTAGACTATCGCCAATACCCGCTAGTATATATTTGTCCTCATCAGACAGAGAATAGAATAAGCTACTGTTTTTATCATCTTTCTCTTGGTAAAAGTTAAAATAGCCCTCCCAAGCTTTGCCTTTCATTTGATGGCTCGCTTCAAAAATAGTTCTACTATAATATTGAGTAGCATATTCATAATCCACTCGAATACGCGTGTACTGCGTAATGACTATATTTTCATTAAAAGTTATTTCCGATAAATTATAATCAATGGTATAATCATTATCAAAACCCCTCTCTTTTAAAACACCATCAATATATACCTTCTCAGAATTGGCAATAACCACAATATTGGATTCTCCATTAGGCCCTAAAAGGCGATATGGACCAAGAACGCCATCAATAGGAGATACATCAGCAGAATAAAATTGCCCTTTTGCAATAGAAATTCCCGCCTTAGTAACTGATTTTACTGCAGAAGAATCATCTCCAAGAAATACCTTAGCCTGTGCCCCCTGAGCATTTTTATTGTACCTTAAAAATACTCCAGGATCATTTTTCATTACAATGTCGCCAGCAGCCAACTGAGCATTTTTATGCTTTAACTCAATATAAACCTTATCAAAATCTTGAATTTGCTGTGTATTCCCCTCAGGCTGAAAAGGAATATCTTGATCAGTTAAGGTAGCCGTCAATGCCACATCCTCCGTAATATTTCCCTGAAGCTGCAAATTCATGGCAGAGTTCACAAAAACATCCTGACTATTCCCCATTGAAATACCCCTTGTTAAACTACCCGTCTTCTGAATATTAGGCGCATAAAATAACTCCTCCCTTTTCTGCTGTTCTTGCACCTCCAAAACATACTGATCATTACTATGATCTAAACCATAACCACCTTGAGCATAAATAGCCTGAGAACGATGATCTTGTTTACCGTTTAAATAAGTGGGGAGTATCCTATATTGTATCTTTACTAAAGAGTTATTATTCCTAATGGTGTCATTATTCGCATCCAAAAACCAAACCTTTCCCTTTAAATCAAGTACAGGAGTAATAACACGGTAAGGCCCTTGAATCTCAATAACTTTTAAAGAAGCAGGATAGACTGTAGCAGTATCTATTTGCATACCATCCATCCCCACCCACTTTTCTTTGAAAGTAGAAGATTGCCCAAATATACTATTCGGCGCCACCATCAGAAGTAAAAAGATAAGACAATAGAAGTACTGCAACATACAGAAGTTTAAAAAGTGATAACAGATGTGTTTGCTTTACATCCGATATCAAAAATAAAGAGGATACTTGGAAAATAAAATAGTAAAGGTGATAACATAAATTATAATATTTTATTTCCGTGCCAATATTTTTACAATGCCCATGCTTGAAGGTGTCATTTCTTCCACATTAACACATTTGTAGGGAAGTAGGATCGCTACGTCCTAAACCACTTTCATATTTTTCTAACGCACGACTGAAGTCATGGGCTGATGGATAGGCAATCATTTCAAAAAACATCATTTATGGCCTATAGCATTAATCCAATTGAGATGTACGTTTTTTGGTAAAACGTCCCTACAATCAATATCGATTTTCACAAAAATATATTCTGTAGGGAAGTAGCATTGCTACGTCCTAAACCACTTTCACATTTCTTTGATTCACAACAGAAGTCATGGTTAATAGATAGGTAACCATTTCAGAAAACATCATTTACGGCCTATAGCATTATTCCAATTGAGACGGACGTTTTTTAGTAAAACGTCTC includes:
- a CDS encoding D-2-hydroxyacid dehydrogenase, translated to MIPKIVFLDTNTLGNDVVDQLEEFKKLGDVTFYDSTSPEEILTRVKDVSVIVTNKVVITKEIMLKCKHLQLVAITATGTNNVDLLAAKALNINVKNAVNYSSESVAQQTFAMLLSLVNGIYSYDQRVKSGQYSEESSFTWIGNSFSEIAGKRFGIIGLGNIGTRVAEIATAFGAEVVYYSTSGIARNERYKLVDKKELFSTSDIISIHSPLNVKTADFVGENEFNLMRKSSILINTGRGGIVNEPALANALNKGEIKGAAIDVFAIEPTPLDNPLLKINSPEKLLLSPHVAWASKEARKKLLEITYANIKEMKLN
- a CDS encoding thiol-disulfide oxidoreductase DCC family protein, which translates into the protein MIEEKKIILFDGICNLCDHSVQFIIRNEKSDIFQFCSLQSEEGMHLLKHYNLPLDYTDSIVLISENKAFTKSNAALKIAKHLKFPLSIIALGKFLPEKFNNFWYDLIAKYRYKLFGKKTDTCELIHQNKKYTASNK